In Edaphobacter aggregans, the sequence AGTTTTCGTATCGAACTCCCCCGCACTCATCGACACATGCGTCGCCTTCCGCAACACCTTTCTATCCCCCGAGAGCGAGTAGCTGGCCTTCAGCGTCCCCTCCTCCCCCTGAAAACTCACCTTCTCCGTAACCACCAGCACCGGCCCCTGCCACTCCCCCTTCACACTCAGCACCCGAAACGGCGCATCGTCGGCAAACGACCCCTTCGCCAGCGGCATCTCCGCTCCACCCACTTGAAACCGCAGCGTGTAATGCTGCTTCCCCTGCTCCCGCTCCAGCGTAATCTCAATCGCGAACTCATCGCCCGCCTGCTTCACCACCTCGCTCTGCCGAATCGGCGGAGGCGCCTCTCCAAAATCGCTCTGCGCTACATTCAGCTTCCACGTCCCATTCATGTCAGGCTTCGACGCGGCACGCACCCCACCGCCCTGCGCAAACCCCGTCATCGCCACGCCAACCAGCAGCAAGGCAAGGCAGGAGATCTTTCTCATGGACATCCTCCGTAATTAGGTTATACTTGACACTGTCATGAATGACATAATAGTCTTAAGCCTGCTACTCGAGGGCCCCAAACACGGATACCGCCTCAAACAGGACGCCGCCATGTTCGCAGAGCAGCAGCAACTCCACAACAACACCATCTACCCCCTTCTTAAACGCTTCCTCAAAAGCGGCTGGATCACCCAGCAGGAAGCCAACGGTGAACGCGGCCAGACTCGCCTCCTCTACGCCCTCACCCCCACCGGCAAAAAAATCCTCGTCGACAAGGTCGCCGATT encodes:
- a CDS encoding PadR family transcriptional regulator, encoding MNDIIVLSLLLEGPKHGYRLKQDAAMFAEQQQLHNNTIYPLLKRFLKSGWITQQEANGERGQTRLLYALTPTGKKILVDKVADFSDADVINPHAFRLRVGLFGLLDSPTRERILRLRDDHLAARLDRIHQIAKAHIIEGWSATTMDHVLKEIQLERKWISQLMTQI